In Shouchella patagoniensis, the following are encoded in one genomic region:
- a CDS encoding ABC transporter ATP-binding protein yields the protein MNKKTSDDSKILLEIKNLKKYYPVTAGFFKRKVGDVKAVDDISFDLNYGETFGLVGESGCGKSTAGRTILRLNEVSEGQIIFEGKDITNLKGNALRKARKGFQMVFQDPYSSLNIKMMVGHIVDEPLRNYTGKSHKQLENEVKELIVRVGLREEDYYKYPHEFSGGQRQRIGIARALALNPKLIIADEPVSALDVSIQSQVLNLLKSLQKEFNLTFLFIAHDLSVVKHMSDRIGVMYLGHLVEVSDKDKLYKEPLHPYTKALMSAIPEPDPLKKKERMIIQGDVPSPQNPPSGCVFHTRCPMAMPECKTTVPHLKEVRPNHRVACLLYDE from the coding sequence ATGAACAAAAAAACATCAGATGACTCAAAAATTTTATTGGAAATAAAAAATTTGAAAAAGTATTATCCCGTTACAGCTGGTTTCTTTAAACGGAAGGTTGGCGATGTGAAGGCTGTTGATGATATCAGCTTTGATTTAAATTATGGAGAAACGTTTGGCCTTGTTGGTGAATCTGGATGTGGTAAATCGACAGCAGGGCGAACAATCTTAAGGCTTAATGAAGTATCGGAAGGACAGATTATTTTTGAAGGTAAGGATATTACTAATTTGAAAGGGAATGCACTGCGAAAAGCGAGAAAAGGATTTCAAATGGTATTTCAAGATCCTTATTCTTCGTTAAATATAAAAATGATGGTGGGTCATATTGTGGATGAACCACTCAGGAATTATACCGGAAAATCCCATAAGCAGTTAGAAAATGAAGTTAAAGAGTTAATCGTACGAGTTGGACTTAGAGAAGAAGATTATTATAAATACCCGCACGAATTTTCAGGAGGCCAACGACAAAGGATCGGGATAGCTCGAGCGCTTGCGTTAAATCCTAAACTAATTATTGCGGATGAACCAGTCAGCGCATTAGATGTTTCGATTCAATCCCAAGTTTTAAATCTATTAAAAAGCTTACAAAAAGAATTTAACTTAACGTTTTTATTCATTGCTCATGATCTAAGTGTCGTCAAGCATATGAGCGACCGAATTGGTGTTATGTACTTAGGTCATCTTGTAGAAGTCTCTGACAAGGATAAACTTTATAAAGAGCCATTACACCCGTATACAAAAGCATTAATGTCGGCTATACCAGAACCTGACCCGTTAAAAAAGAAAGAACGAATGATTATTCAAGGAGATGTACCAAGCCCTCAAAATCCACCTTCAGGCTGTGTATTTCACACACGTTGCCCAATGGCTATGCCAGAATGTAAAACGACTGTTCCTCATTTAAAGGAGGTGAGGCCAAATCATAGGGTCGCATGTCTTTTATATGATGAATAA
- a CDS encoding ABC transporter ATP-binding protein produces MQNQMDSPLLEIKDLQAGFVIKGKYHNAVNGVNFKIRRKEVVCIVGESGCGKSVMSLSVMKLLPKMNAKIASGEVIFQGKDLATKSVNEMNKIRGKELSMIFQEPMTALNPVFTIGSHLAEAISNHETDSKQNIKKRSIDLLRLVNIPRPEKIINEYPHQLSGGMRQRVMIAIAIALNPNLLIADEPTTALDVTVQAQILDLLKDIQEKVGMAIMLITHDLGVVAEMADRVVVMYAGEVVEEAEVVDLFYHPKHPYTESLLNSVPKMDEDLEQLNTIKGIVPPIDKMPEVGCRFVDRCPKSFEDCHSITPQLKEVRANHTAQCLLYEECYPTKVSGAKEGVKQ; encoded by the coding sequence ATGCAAAATCAGATGGATAGCCCGTTGCTAGAAATTAAAGACTTACAAGCAGGCTTTGTGATTAAAGGGAAATATCATAATGCTGTTAATGGAGTTAATTTCAAGATACGTCGAAAAGAAGTCGTGTGCATTGTTGGAGAGTCAGGGTGCGGTAAAAGCGTTATGTCATTATCAGTAATGAAGTTATTACCAAAAATGAATGCAAAAATTGCTTCAGGCGAGGTTATATTTCAAGGCAAAGACCTTGCGACGAAATCGGTTAATGAAATGAACAAAATTCGAGGAAAAGAACTATCAATGATCTTTCAAGAGCCGATGACAGCGTTAAATCCAGTTTTCACAATCGGTTCTCATTTGGCAGAAGCTATTTCCAATCATGAAACTGATTCAAAGCAAAATATTAAAAAACGTTCCATTGATTTATTAAGATTAGTGAATATTCCTAGACCGGAAAAAATCATTAATGAATACCCACACCAACTCTCTGGAGGAATGCGTCAGAGAGTAATGATAGCTATTGCGATTGCCCTTAATCCGAACTTATTAATAGCGGATGAACCTACAACAGCACTCGATGTAACTGTACAAGCGCAGATCTTGGATTTACTAAAAGACATTCAGGAAAAAGTGGGAATGGCAATAATGCTAATTACTCACGACCTAGGCGTAGTTGCGGAGATGGCTGATCGTGTTGTAGTTATGTATGCAGGTGAAGTGGTTGAGGAAGCAGAAGTAGTAGATTTATTCTACCACCCTAAACATCCATATACCGAGTCTCTGCTTAATAGTGTTCCGAAAATGGATGAAGATCTTGAGCAATTAAATACGATTAAAGGTATAGTGCCTCCAATTGATAAGATGCCAGAGGTTGGCTGTCGATTTGTTGATCGCTGCCCAAAGTCATTTGAAGATTGTCATTCAATTACCCCTCAATTAAAAGAAGTGAGAGCAAATCATACGGCCCAATGCTTGTTGTATGAAGAGTGTTACCCGACAAAAGTGAGTGGGGCTAAGGAGGGCGTAAAACAATGA
- a CDS encoding Lrp/AsnC family transcriptional regulator, whose protein sequence is MEKLDELDFLILGIFQKDGKCSYSEVARNLNVSEGTVRQRTKKMRTNEVFDFMICINPEKLGLSVKAIISLNTKLGKQDQVGKWLASFNEIHEVSSFSGYHDLMIQAYFKDNEALVQFVNNDLARSDGIAAIDVSIQLMEYKNSFSYLLSNKSGKTTI, encoded by the coding sequence ATGGAAAAATTAGACGAATTGGATTTTTTAATCTTAGGTATTTTTCAAAAAGATGGAAAATGTTCCTACAGTGAAGTTGCACGAAACCTCAACGTGAGTGAAGGAACCGTTCGGCAACGTACGAAAAAAATGCGTACAAATGAAGTTTTTGACTTCATGATTTGTATTAATCCTGAAAAGCTAGGCCTATCTGTAAAAGCTATTATTAGTTTGAATACAAAGTTGGGAAAACAAGATCAAGTAGGAAAATGGTTAGCCTCTTTTAATGAGATTCATGAAGTTTCATCGTTTTCGGGCTATCATGATTTAATGATTCAAGCATATTTTAAAGATAATGAAGCACTTGTACAATTCGTGAACAACGATTTGGCACGTTCAGATGGAATTGCTGCAATCGATGTTAGCATTCAATTAATGGAGTATAAGAATTCTTTTTCTTATTTATTATCTAATAAAAGTGGTAAAACAACTATTTGA